One region of Drosophila subobscura isolate 14011-0131.10 chromosome J, UCBerk_Dsub_1.0, whole genome shotgun sequence genomic DNA includes:
- the LOC117895841 gene encoding mucin-19 isoform X2, with product MSASSEGGAGGSGTGSGGGSAPTPSAAAAAAASSLVSHTHPPLHLRGVINKYSLPHLPSAAHSTVAAKITHVKTDGAGLNVGVGGISITGTPILSSGTIKVAANTVQQSSLGATPIALNTGQATTAASIRAIGAGGQSTQVRVVMPMIKQLENVTATGRTQITAIPAAPARSVSNASITVTRPVTQATYLPRASVTATQMGGVGVGVNLGLAAGQRLVTPLRTTSTGSATVTPTAPTGLSTSGGFVRGTAATVSRSGVAVSSQQPSTVISSSNNAAWMQSPTGQMQLIRAIHQPRQRIITTSAGVSSASVVTTGVQAPTSLSVTAAQPLGQQQQQQTAGGPQAYVATVLPPRQHQATLVYSSNVSAGGPNANTQQGQQFNPRFAVTTPTAGGVVTTTTPGGTTVTPRQVRPIPLGKSFPATKLNTTSISIRAPSIPQLNASVSASQTPVSVSGGATVGPGRGPGLGGTALTATNLPTRIIQLQQQGPGAAQQIIGAGARLAGNVMLQPFLMSTSAAAKMGIRPPVTMTAKVQPSLTITQLNPIGKLSTPGGGGGAPNMTPQGVGVASIQAVPVPSVSASVVNPNSVSGQATAAAGGATVLPLTISGRGGGHALTGTLTPIKNASGITVGKMMMTPAVTAGGAMGADQSGTTVTGFPRAWNPVVASQSQLMKIDDKGSSATIYYESMPASASTGVLSLTTTTLTQSTQSQAQLVSSAGGSLSVSSLPFPSHAPMGVGAAGPGSQATFTVLPSGATVGGAAAGQPRGTIGHQQLIIPAGGNSAPPQHMVIPLHTSVKVTTGGVSSQPATISGPGGAGSTLVSSFMGKRVAEGSPIRAAKNLGPTLLSMASNTSGPSLVSAAGSTFNLQPVSVSVASSVAVTSSALTVEALAKKERERATPAAVAAAAAVRNLRGDSPASSDGSTTVSANSSPGVDQQQLQDRIGEPQAASAPSSRDNSTHFNPINELYSSHQSMQQQQQSLSHASLGARSSAFVDVQAPTPQQQQQQLSQQSSLLGQLQQQQQQAAAAARMNGTGSSSSSSYDCSVRKKPRRSTNDSQHSTQSQASLSLPPPTAEPTAAATAAAYMQKHNNGGLLVAAAAGPSSSSSTADINHRSSAPAVAGNKENANPVDFVLRRPRNCSLLNTYKPTHKLANNHFHRYTDVKPREERGASIIDLANQPNVQGKIAGWKLYHLRSQMEDLNESETFSMSKLESMLKDIEKNKEKFSEMERVSELLKGNIQRCKIITEGINESQNQIMKIFEHKPHVSDIINRCASKRNFKKRDKI from the exons ATGAGTGCGTCGAGTGAAGGCGGCGCGGGAGGATCGGGAACAGGCAGCGGCGGAGGTTCAGCTCCTACCCCATCAG cggcagcagcagcagctgcctcatcCCTGGTATCGCACACACATCCGCCCCTGCATCTGCGTGGCGTCATAAACAAATACTCATTGCCCCATTTGCCCTCCGCAGCACACTCCACGGTGGCCGCAAAGATCACACACGTGAAGACCGATGGAGCGGGCTTAAATGTTGGCGTTGGGGGCATCTCCATCACTGGGACACCCATCCTTAGCAGCGGCACCATCAAGGTAGCCGCCAACACAGTGCAGCAGTCGTCACTGGGCGCCACACCGATTGCCCTGAACACGGGACAGGCCACAACGGCTGCATCCATACGGGCCATTGGCGCCGGTGGCCAGTCCACGCAGGTGCGTGTCGTCATGCCCATGatcaagcagctggagaatgTCACAGCCACGGGTCGCACCCAGATCACAGCCATACCAGCGGCTCCGGCGCGTAGCGTCTCGAATGCCTCCATTACCGTCACGCGGCCCGTGACGCAGGCCACCTACCTGCCGCGTGCCAGTGTCACGGCCACGCAGATGGGAGGCGTCGGTGTGGGCGTGAACCTCGGCTTGGCAGCAGGCCAGCGGCTGGTTACACCGTTAAGGACCACATCCACCGGGTCGGCTACTGTGACGCCCACAGCGCCCACTGGGCTGAGCACTTCTGGGGGATTTGTGCGCGGAACGGCGGCAACAGTGAGCCGAAGCGGCGTGGCCGTCTCCTCGCAGCAGCCATCAACAGTGATCTCATCGAGCAACAACGCGGCCTGGATGCAGAGTCCCACCGGGCAGATGCAGCTGATACGTGCCATCCATCAGCCAAGGCAGAGGATCATCACCACCTCGGCGGGTGTGAGCAGTGCCAGTGTGGTGACCACGGGCGTCCAAGCGCCAACAT CTCTTTCCGTCACAGCTGCACAGCCtttgggccagcagcagcagcagcagaccgcTGGTGGTCCGCAGGCATATGTGGCCACGGTGCTGCCGCCGCGTCAGCATCAGGCCACGCTAGTCTATTCCTCGAATGTGTCAGCGGGTGGACCCAATGCCAATACCCAACAGGGCCAGCAGTTTAATCCACGCTTCGCTGTGACCACACCCACGGCAGGAGGCGTCGTCACGACCACAACGCCAGGCGGCACCACAGTGACACCCCGCCAGGTGCGACCCATACCGCTGGGCAAGAGCTTTCCGGCCACCAAGCTGAACACGACGAGCATCAGCATACGAGCGCCGAGCATTCCGCAGCTCAATGCCAGCGTCTCGGCCTCACAGACGCCCGTGAGCGTGTCGGGGGGAGCGACAGTGGGTCCGGGACGTGGTCCGGGGCTGGGAGGAACGGCCCTAACGGCCACCAATCTGCCCACGCGCATcatacagctgcagcagcaaggacCAGGCGCTGCACAGCAGATAATCGGAGCGGGCGCACGCCTCGCGGGCAATGTGATGCTGCAGCCCTTCCTCATGAGCACCTCAGCAGCGGCCAAGATGG GCATACGTCCGCCCGTGACTATGACGGCCAAAGTGCAGCCATCGCTGACGATCACCCAGCTGAATCCAATTGGCAAATTGTCAACGCCTGGCGGGGGCGGTGGAGCGCCCAACATGACGCCAcagggcgtgggcgtggccagcaTACAGGCAGTGCCCGTGCCGAGCGTCTCCGCCAGCGTGGTTAATCCGAACTCCGTCAGCGGacaagccacagcagcggctgGAGGCGCCACAGTCCTGCCTCTGACAATCAGTGGAAGAGGCGGAGGCCATGCCCTCACGGGCACCTTAACGCCCATCAAGAATGCCAGCGGCATAACCGTGGgcaagatgatgatgacgccAGCCGTGACAGCGGGCGGAGCGATGGGTGCGGATCAGAGTGGAACCACAGTGACGGGCTTCCCGCGTGCCTGGAACCCAGTGGTGGCCTCACAGAGTCAACTGATGAAG ATTGATGACAAGGGCAGCTCTGCGACCATTTACTACGAATCGATGCCAGCTTCAGCCTCCACGGGCGTCCTCTCGCTGACCACAACGACCCTCACGCAGAGCACTCAATCGCAGGCGCAGCTGGTGAGCAGTGCAGGCGGCAGCTTGTCCGTCTCCTCATTGCCCTTTCCCAGCCATGCGCCCATGGGTGTGGGTGCGGCGGGTCCTGGCTCGCAGGCAACATTCACGGTGCTGCCATCGGGCGCCACAgtgggaggagcagcggcCGGGCAACCACGCGGCACCATTGGCCATCAGCAGCTGATTATACCAGCGGGTGGAAACAGCGCTCCACCACAGCACATGGTCATACCGCTGCACACGTCCGTGAAGGTGACCACGGGCGGGGTGAGCAGCCAACCGGCAACGATCAGCGGCCCTGGCGGCGCCGGCAGCACACTCGTCTCCAGCTTCATGGGCAAACGTGTGGCCGAGGGATCGCCCATTAGGGCAGCCAAGAACCTGGGACCGACGCTGCTCTCCATGGCCAGCAATACCAGCGGACCGAGTCtcgtctctgccgctggctccacattcaatttgcagcctgtgtccgtgtctgtggcATCGTCTGTGGCCGTGACCAGCTCTGCGCTGACTGTGGAGGCGCTGGCCAAGAAGGAGCGGGAACGTGCGACAccagcggctgtggcagcagcagcagcggtgagAAATTTACGCGGCGATTCGCCCGCCTCCTCGGATGGCTCCACCACAGTCTCGGCGAACTCGTCGCCCGGTgtggatcagcagcagctgcaggatcGCATAGGGGAGCCCCAGGCAGCGTCTGCCCCCAGCAGTCGCGATAATTCCACGCATTTTAACCCCATCAATGAG TTGTACTCGTCGCATCAgtccatgcagcagcagcagcagagcctcTCCCATGCCTCGCTGGGCGCCCGTTCTAGCGCCTTTGTGGATGTGCAGGCACccacgccacagcagcagcagcagcagctgtcacAGCAGTCCAGTCTGCTGggacaactgcagcaacagcagcagcaggcagcggcagctgcacgCATGAATGgcaccggcagcagctccagttccagctacGATTGCTCCGTCAGAAAGAAGCCAAGACGCTCCAC CAATGACAGTCAACACTCCACGCAGAGTCAGGCCTCGCTTTCGCTGCCGCCACCCACTGCAGAGccaacggcagcagccacagccgctgcctACATGCAAAAGCACAACAATGGTGGACTGCTggtggcagccgctgctggacccagcagcagcagctctacgGCGGACATCAATCATCGCAGCAGTGCGCCGGCAGTGGCGGGTAACAAGGAGAATGCCAATCCCGTGGACTTTGTGCTGCGACGTCCGCGCAATTGTTCGCTGCTAAAT ACATACAAGCCCACGCATAAGCTGGCCAACAATCATTTCCATCGCTATACGGATGTCAAGCCTCGCGAGGAGCGTGGCGCTTCGATCATTGATCTGGCCAATCAGCCAAATGTGCAGGGAAAAATCGCAGGCTGGAAGCTGTATCATTTGCGCTCCCAAATGGAGGACTTG AACGAATCGGAGACGTTCAGCATGTCCAAGCTGGAGTCCATGCTGAAGGACATTGAAAAGAACAAGGAAAAGTTCAGCGAAATGGAGCGAGTCAGTGAGCTGCTGAAG GGCAACATTCAGCGCTGCAAGATCATCACCGAGGGCATCAACGAGTCACAGAATCAGATAATGAAAATCTTTGAGCATAAGCCACACGTCTCGGACATCATCAATCGCTGCGCGTCGAAGCGGAACTTCAAGAAGCGCGATAAAATCTAA
- the LOC117895841 gene encoding mucin-19 isoform X1, producing MSASSEGGAGGSGTGSGGGSAPTPSAAATLKTIKIRTHLQPHASSSTTSLSLSAAAAAAAASSLVSHTHPPLHLRGVINKYSLPHLPSAAHSTVAAKITHVKTDGAGLNVGVGGISITGTPILSSGTIKVAANTVQQSSLGATPIALNTGQATTAASIRAIGAGGQSTQVRVVMPMIKQLENVTATGRTQITAIPAAPARSVSNASITVTRPVTQATYLPRASVTATQMGGVGVGVNLGLAAGQRLVTPLRTTSTGSATVTPTAPTGLSTSGGFVRGTAATVSRSGVAVSSQQPSTVISSSNNAAWMQSPTGQMQLIRAIHQPRQRIITTSAGVSSASVVTTGVQAPTSLSVTAAQPLGQQQQQQTAGGPQAYVATVLPPRQHQATLVYSSNVSAGGPNANTQQGQQFNPRFAVTTPTAGGVVTTTTPGGTTVTPRQVRPIPLGKSFPATKLNTTSISIRAPSIPQLNASVSASQTPVSVSGGATVGPGRGPGLGGTALTATNLPTRIIQLQQQGPGAAQQIIGAGARLAGNVMLQPFLMSTSAAAKMGIRPPVTMTAKVQPSLTITQLNPIGKLSTPGGGGGAPNMTPQGVGVASIQAVPVPSVSASVVNPNSVSGQATAAAGGATVLPLTISGRGGGHALTGTLTPIKNASGITVGKMMMTPAVTAGGAMGADQSGTTVTGFPRAWNPVVASQSQLMKIDDKGSSATIYYESMPASASTGVLSLTTTTLTQSTQSQAQLVSSAGGSLSVSSLPFPSHAPMGVGAAGPGSQATFTVLPSGATVGGAAAGQPRGTIGHQQLIIPAGGNSAPPQHMVIPLHTSVKVTTGGVSSQPATISGPGGAGSTLVSSFMGKRVAEGSPIRAAKNLGPTLLSMASNTSGPSLVSAAGSTFNLQPVSVSVASSVAVTSSALTVEALAKKERERATPAAVAAAAAVRNLRGDSPASSDGSTTVSANSSPGVDQQQLQDRIGEPQAASAPSSRDNSTHFNPINELYSSHQSMQQQQQSLSHASLGARSSAFVDVQAPTPQQQQQQLSQQSSLLGQLQQQQQQAAAAARMNGTGSSSSSSYDCSVRKKPRRSTNDSQHSTQSQASLSLPPPTAEPTAAATAAAYMQKHNNGGLLVAAAAGPSSSSSTADINHRSSAPAVAGNKENANPVDFVLRRPRNCSLLNTYKPTHKLANNHFHRYTDVKPREERGASIIDLANQPNVQGKIAGWKLYHLRSQMEDLNESETFSMSKLESMLKDIEKNKEKFSEMERVSELLKGNIQRCKIITEGINESQNQIMKIFEHKPHVSDIINRCASKRNFKKRDKI from the exons ATGAGTGCGTCGAGTGAAGGCGGCGCGGGAGGATCGGGAACAGGCAGCGGCGGAGGTTCAGCTCCTACCCCATCAG ccgcagcaacattgaaaacaattaaaatacgCACACACCTGCAGCCCCATGCATCCTCATCAAcaacatcattatcattatctgcagcggcagcagcagcagctgcctcatcCCTGGTATCGCACACACATCCGCCCCTGCATCTGCGTGGCGTCATAAACAAATACTCATTGCCCCATTTGCCCTCCGCAGCACACTCCACGGTGGCCGCAAAGATCACACACGTGAAGACCGATGGAGCGGGCTTAAATGTTGGCGTTGGGGGCATCTCCATCACTGGGACACCCATCCTTAGCAGCGGCACCATCAAGGTAGCCGCCAACACAGTGCAGCAGTCGTCACTGGGCGCCACACCGATTGCCCTGAACACGGGACAGGCCACAACGGCTGCATCCATACGGGCCATTGGCGCCGGTGGCCAGTCCACGCAGGTGCGTGTCGTCATGCCCATGatcaagcagctggagaatgTCACAGCCACGGGTCGCACCCAGATCACAGCCATACCAGCGGCTCCGGCGCGTAGCGTCTCGAATGCCTCCATTACCGTCACGCGGCCCGTGACGCAGGCCACCTACCTGCCGCGTGCCAGTGTCACGGCCACGCAGATGGGAGGCGTCGGTGTGGGCGTGAACCTCGGCTTGGCAGCAGGCCAGCGGCTGGTTACACCGTTAAGGACCACATCCACCGGGTCGGCTACTGTGACGCCCACAGCGCCCACTGGGCTGAGCACTTCTGGGGGATTTGTGCGCGGAACGGCGGCAACAGTGAGCCGAAGCGGCGTGGCCGTCTCCTCGCAGCAGCCATCAACAGTGATCTCATCGAGCAACAACGCGGCCTGGATGCAGAGTCCCACCGGGCAGATGCAGCTGATACGTGCCATCCATCAGCCAAGGCAGAGGATCATCACCACCTCGGCGGGTGTGAGCAGTGCCAGTGTGGTGACCACGGGCGTCCAAGCGCCAACAT CTCTTTCCGTCACAGCTGCACAGCCtttgggccagcagcagcagcagcagaccgcTGGTGGTCCGCAGGCATATGTGGCCACGGTGCTGCCGCCGCGTCAGCATCAGGCCACGCTAGTCTATTCCTCGAATGTGTCAGCGGGTGGACCCAATGCCAATACCCAACAGGGCCAGCAGTTTAATCCACGCTTCGCTGTGACCACACCCACGGCAGGAGGCGTCGTCACGACCACAACGCCAGGCGGCACCACAGTGACACCCCGCCAGGTGCGACCCATACCGCTGGGCAAGAGCTTTCCGGCCACCAAGCTGAACACGACGAGCATCAGCATACGAGCGCCGAGCATTCCGCAGCTCAATGCCAGCGTCTCGGCCTCACAGACGCCCGTGAGCGTGTCGGGGGGAGCGACAGTGGGTCCGGGACGTGGTCCGGGGCTGGGAGGAACGGCCCTAACGGCCACCAATCTGCCCACGCGCATcatacagctgcagcagcaaggacCAGGCGCTGCACAGCAGATAATCGGAGCGGGCGCACGCCTCGCGGGCAATGTGATGCTGCAGCCCTTCCTCATGAGCACCTCAGCAGCGGCCAAGATGG GCATACGTCCGCCCGTGACTATGACGGCCAAAGTGCAGCCATCGCTGACGATCACCCAGCTGAATCCAATTGGCAAATTGTCAACGCCTGGCGGGGGCGGTGGAGCGCCCAACATGACGCCAcagggcgtgggcgtggccagcaTACAGGCAGTGCCCGTGCCGAGCGTCTCCGCCAGCGTGGTTAATCCGAACTCCGTCAGCGGacaagccacagcagcggctgGAGGCGCCACAGTCCTGCCTCTGACAATCAGTGGAAGAGGCGGAGGCCATGCCCTCACGGGCACCTTAACGCCCATCAAGAATGCCAGCGGCATAACCGTGGgcaagatgatgatgacgccAGCCGTGACAGCGGGCGGAGCGATGGGTGCGGATCAGAGTGGAACCACAGTGACGGGCTTCCCGCGTGCCTGGAACCCAGTGGTGGCCTCACAGAGTCAACTGATGAAG ATTGATGACAAGGGCAGCTCTGCGACCATTTACTACGAATCGATGCCAGCTTCAGCCTCCACGGGCGTCCTCTCGCTGACCACAACGACCCTCACGCAGAGCACTCAATCGCAGGCGCAGCTGGTGAGCAGTGCAGGCGGCAGCTTGTCCGTCTCCTCATTGCCCTTTCCCAGCCATGCGCCCATGGGTGTGGGTGCGGCGGGTCCTGGCTCGCAGGCAACATTCACGGTGCTGCCATCGGGCGCCACAgtgggaggagcagcggcCGGGCAACCACGCGGCACCATTGGCCATCAGCAGCTGATTATACCAGCGGGTGGAAACAGCGCTCCACCACAGCACATGGTCATACCGCTGCACACGTCCGTGAAGGTGACCACGGGCGGGGTGAGCAGCCAACCGGCAACGATCAGCGGCCCTGGCGGCGCCGGCAGCACACTCGTCTCCAGCTTCATGGGCAAACGTGTGGCCGAGGGATCGCCCATTAGGGCAGCCAAGAACCTGGGACCGACGCTGCTCTCCATGGCCAGCAATACCAGCGGACCGAGTCtcgtctctgccgctggctccacattcaatttgcagcctgtgtccgtgtctgtggcATCGTCTGTGGCCGTGACCAGCTCTGCGCTGACTGTGGAGGCGCTGGCCAAGAAGGAGCGGGAACGTGCGACAccagcggctgtggcagcagcagcagcggtgagAAATTTACGCGGCGATTCGCCCGCCTCCTCGGATGGCTCCACCACAGTCTCGGCGAACTCGTCGCCCGGTgtggatcagcagcagctgcaggatcGCATAGGGGAGCCCCAGGCAGCGTCTGCCCCCAGCAGTCGCGATAATTCCACGCATTTTAACCCCATCAATGAG TTGTACTCGTCGCATCAgtccatgcagcagcagcagcagagcctcTCCCATGCCTCGCTGGGCGCCCGTTCTAGCGCCTTTGTGGATGTGCAGGCACccacgccacagcagcagcagcagcagctgtcacAGCAGTCCAGTCTGCTGggacaactgcagcaacagcagcagcaggcagcggcagctgcacgCATGAATGgcaccggcagcagctccagttccagctacGATTGCTCCGTCAGAAAGAAGCCAAGACGCTCCAC CAATGACAGTCAACACTCCACGCAGAGTCAGGCCTCGCTTTCGCTGCCGCCACCCACTGCAGAGccaacggcagcagccacagccgctgcctACATGCAAAAGCACAACAATGGTGGACTGCTggtggcagccgctgctggacccagcagcagcagctctacgGCGGACATCAATCATCGCAGCAGTGCGCCGGCAGTGGCGGGTAACAAGGAGAATGCCAATCCCGTGGACTTTGTGCTGCGACGTCCGCGCAATTGTTCGCTGCTAAAT ACATACAAGCCCACGCATAAGCTGGCCAACAATCATTTCCATCGCTATACGGATGTCAAGCCTCGCGAGGAGCGTGGCGCTTCGATCATTGATCTGGCCAATCAGCCAAATGTGCAGGGAAAAATCGCAGGCTGGAAGCTGTATCATTTGCGCTCCCAAATGGAGGACTTG AACGAATCGGAGACGTTCAGCATGTCCAAGCTGGAGTCCATGCTGAAGGACATTGAAAAGAACAAGGAAAAGTTCAGCGAAATGGAGCGAGTCAGTGAGCTGCTGAAG GGCAACATTCAGCGCTGCAAGATCATCACCGAGGGCATCAACGAGTCACAGAATCAGATAATGAAAATCTTTGAGCATAAGCCACACGTCTCGGACATCATCAATCGCTGCGCGTCGAAGCGGAACTTCAAGAAGCGCGATAAAATCTAA